The proteins below come from a single Ruegeria sp. SCSIO 43209 genomic window:
- a CDS encoding NosR/NirI family protein: MLALALSCLMAISAHADSLASFLPEIEPADLAPGADAIGPVRDDVPVAPVLKAGETVAWAFLTSDFVGTTGYSGKPIHVVAAIDDQAVLTGVQLVKHSEPIVLIGIPNARMVELTEGYAGLDLKVEAETGGEGHDLDIISGATVTIMVIDDSLVRGGIKVARALGLGGLSPLQADGPKREVDLAQDAVYDWTTLSGDGSVRRLTLDIGQVNAAFEATGDQRAIKRPEPGEPDDTYIDMHMALVSVPSIGKSLLGEAEYQNMVDWLDEGEQAILVLGRGAYSFKGSGYVRGGIFDRIQLIQGDNSVRFFDKQQRRLGKVAAPDAPSFTELDIFKIPAEAEFDPAEPFRLQLLAQRAVGAVEKTFLTFDLGYKLPEQYLLPVTAPVVVDDATGEAAAKAALWKRIWKDRTVEIGVLGVMLLVLTATFFFQFHATMNARVFYWFRIGYLTMTLFFIGWYANAQLSVVNLMALAGSLRTGFSWDAFLLDPLVFIQWFAVAAALLFWGRGAYCGWLCPFGALQELTNKIARAFKVPQWTLPWGLNERLWPAKYMIFLVLFGISFVSIPLAETYAEVEPFKTAIILKFMRDWPFVVFALTLLGIGLFIERFYCRYLCPLGGALAIPARIRMFDWLRRYKDCGTPCQTCANECPVQAIHPTGEINPNECVTCLHCQVLYQSEDKCPVVIRQLKRRAKTGSVQPKTPLGQPPANHPNAKPQTVS, translated from the coding sequence ATGCTGGCCCTTGCCCTGTCCTGCCTGATGGCGATTAGTGCCCATGCCGACAGCCTCGCCAGCTTCCTGCCCGAGATTGAACCCGCCGATCTGGCCCCCGGTGCTGATGCCATTGGGCCGGTCCGCGATGACGTTCCGGTTGCACCCGTTCTGAAGGCCGGCGAGACCGTTGCTTGGGCCTTCCTAACCTCTGACTTCGTTGGCACCACCGGCTATTCCGGCAAACCGATCCATGTGGTCGCCGCCATCGATGATCAAGCGGTGCTGACCGGTGTGCAATTGGTCAAACACTCGGAGCCCATCGTTCTGATTGGCATCCCCAACGCGCGCATGGTTGAGCTGACCGAAGGCTATGCCGGTCTGGACTTGAAGGTTGAGGCTGAAACCGGCGGTGAGGGGCATGACCTCGATATCATCTCGGGGGCCACCGTCACGATCATGGTGATTGATGACAGTCTTGTGCGCGGCGGCATCAAGGTGGCGCGGGCGTTGGGGTTGGGCGGTTTGTCTCCGCTGCAGGCCGATGGGCCGAAACGCGAAGTCGATCTGGCGCAGGATGCGGTATACGACTGGACCACCCTGTCCGGCGACGGCTCGGTCCGGCGACTAACGCTGGATATCGGGCAGGTCAACGCTGCGTTCGAAGCCACCGGAGATCAGCGCGCCATCAAACGCCCTGAACCCGGCGAACCAGATGACACCTATATTGATATGCATATGGCGTTGGTATCCGTGCCGTCGATCGGCAAGTCGCTGCTGGGTGAGGCCGAATATCAAAACATGGTCGACTGGCTGGACGAAGGCGAGCAGGCCATTCTGGTGCTGGGGCGTGGGGCCTACAGCTTCAAGGGCTCGGGCTATGTCCGGGGCGGGATTTTCGACCGGATTCAGTTGATCCAAGGCGACAATTCGGTGCGATTCTTCGACAAGCAGCAGCGCCGGTTAGGCAAGGTTGCGGCACCCGATGCCCCAAGCTTCACGGAATTGGACATCTTCAAGATCCCCGCTGAGGCCGAGTTTGATCCGGCCGAGCCCTTCCGCCTGCAACTGTTGGCGCAGCGGGCTGTGGGCGCGGTTGAGAAGACCTTTCTGACCTTCGATCTGGGCTACAAACTGCCCGAGCAGTATCTGCTGCCCGTTACGGCCCCTGTAGTCGTCGATGACGCCACCGGCGAGGCAGCAGCCAAGGCCGCGCTTTGGAAACGCATCTGGAAGGATCGCACGGTTGAGATCGGGGTGCTGGGCGTCATGCTTTTGGTGCTGACAGCGACATTCTTCTTCCAGTTCCACGCCACCATGAACGCCCGCGTCTTCTATTGGTTCCGCATCGGATACCTGACCATGACGCTGTTCTTCATCGGCTGGTACGCCAATGCGCAGCTGAGCGTCGTGAACTTGATGGCGCTGGCAGGCAGTCTGCGCACCGGCTTCTCTTGGGATGCCTTCTTGCTGGACCCGTTGGTCTTCATCCAATGGTTCGCTGTCGCTGCCGCGCTGCTGTTCTGGGGTCGGGGTGCTTATTGCGGCTGGCTGTGCCCGTTTGGCGCGCTGCAGGAACTGACCAACAAGATCGCGCGGGCCTTCAAGGTGCCGCAATGGACACTGCCCTGGGGCCTGAATGAGCGGCTCTGGCCCGCGAAATACATGATCTTCCTCGTGTTGTTCGGGATCAGTTTTGTCTCGATCCCGCTGGCTGAGACCTATGCCGAGGTCGAGCCGTTCAAAACTGCGATCATTCTGAAATTCATGCGCGACTGGCCCTTCGTGGTCTTTGCGCTGACCCTGCTGGGGATCGGGCTGTTCATCGAACGGTTCTATTGCCGCTATCTCTGCCCCTTGGGTGGTGCGCTGGCGATCCCTGCCCGTATCCGCATGTTCGACTGGCTGCGCCGCTACAAGGATTGCGGCACCCCCTGTCAGACCTGCGCCAACGAATGCCCCGTTCAGGCGATCCACCCCACCGGTGAGATCAATCCGAACGAGTGCGTCACCTGCCTGCATTGTCAGGTGCTCTACCAGTCCGAGGACAAATGTCCCGTCGTTATCCGCCAGTTGAAACGGCGGGCCAAGACAGGGTCGGTTCAACCGAAAACCCCCCTCGGACAACCACCGGCGAACCATCCGAACGCCAAACCGCAAACCGTTTCCTAA
- a CDS encoding DUF2946 family protein, whose amino-acid sequence MPALIPLHNLPVRATRAACGLAGIFLLLLQAFGPVLASPGESVWMEICSEGGAVWVEVDLEEDTEDPTAYCPKCADCALCAVTSAAPAPELVQIPQIGNFRVVQLQNSKSSMLYKSHKLWPETRGPPRPTQETAERALRASMASTLSIGGAPWS is encoded by the coding sequence ATGCCTGCCCTGATCCCTCTGCACAATCTCCCTGTACGCGCAACTCGCGCGGCATGTGGGTTGGCAGGCATATTCCTTCTGTTGTTGCAGGCCTTTGGACCGGTGCTGGCGAGTCCCGGTGAAAGTGTCTGGATGGAGATCTGCTCGGAAGGCGGCGCGGTCTGGGTTGAAGTTGATCTTGAGGAGGACACCGAAGACCCGACCGCGTACTGCCCAAAATGCGCCGATTGCGCGCTGTGCGCTGTCACCAGTGCAGCGCCCGCACCCGAGCTGGTGCAGATACCGCAAATCGGAAACTTCCGTGTTGTACAGCTTCAGAACAGCAAATCTTCCATGTTGTACAAGTCGCATAAGCTGTGGCCCGAAACCCGGGGACCTCCGCGCCCGACCCAAGAAACTGCTGAACGCGCCCTGCGCGCGTCCATGGCGTCCACCCTAAGTATCGGAGGTGCGCCGTGGTCGTAA
- a CDS encoding nitrite reductase, translated as MIRRINSFDTLKIGTFCSLLLTGAAWADAPSDYAEFCASCHGENRLGGVGPALIPETLKRMRGPRVAAVIAEGRTATQMPAFSHELDALQIEELAGWLKSPLETDPEWGEADIMASRTLDDEYVSVDAPVWDSDPMNITLVVETGDHHVSVLDGDTFEVLDRFETPFAVHGGPKFSPDGRYVFIMSRDGWVQKYDIWALKQVGRVRAGLNSRNIAMSGDGKWVAVANYLPNSLTLLSTEDLSVAKVIEVKSKKGVPSRVSAVYQAPPRESFVLALKDVPEIWEVFYGANPPQSGIGHDFRIEGQFKNPDPFPVRKITTPDYLDDFFFDQSYEYVMGASRDGKGGQVIDLVIGHKIADLDLPGMPHLGSGITWQQGDTTVMATPHLTDGTVSVIDTGTWETVKRIKTEGPGFFMRSHENSPYVWADVFFGPNKDAMHVIDKQSLEIVRTLRPAPGKTVAHVEFTKDGSHALVSIWEDDGAVIVYDAQTLEEVRRLPMRKPSGKYNVWNKITFSEGTSH; from the coding sequence ATGATCCGGCGCATCAATTCTTTTGACACCTTGAAAATCGGCACATTCTGCTCGCTGCTGCTGACCGGCGCAGCTTGGGCTGATGCACCTTCGGATTATGCTGAATTCTGTGCCTCATGTCATGGCGAAAACCGTCTGGGTGGGGTCGGTCCGGCGCTGATCCCCGAGACGTTGAAACGGATGCGTGGGCCACGCGTGGCGGCGGTGATTGCCGAAGGGCGTACGGCCACCCAGATGCCTGCGTTTTCGCACGAGTTGGACGCGTTGCAGATCGAGGAACTGGCGGGATGGTTGAAATCTCCGCTGGAGACCGATCCCGAATGGGGTGAGGCCGATATCATGGCCAGCCGGACTCTGGATGATGAGTACGTATCGGTTGACGCGCCTGTCTGGGACAGCGACCCGATGAACATCACGCTGGTGGTGGAAACAGGCGATCATCATGTCAGTGTGCTGGACGGCGATACGTTCGAGGTTCTGGATCGGTTCGAAACCCCGTTCGCCGTGCATGGTGGGCCGAAGTTCAGCCCCGATGGGCGCTATGTCTTCATCATGTCGCGCGATGGCTGGGTGCAGAAATATGATATCTGGGCGCTGAAACAGGTGGGCCGCGTGCGCGCGGGGTTAAACAGCCGCAACATCGCCATGTCGGGTGACGGCAAATGGGTGGCAGTAGCGAACTATTTACCGAACTCACTGACCCTGCTGTCGACAGAGGACTTGTCGGTCGCGAAAGTCATTGAAGTCAAAAGCAAAAAGGGCGTTCCCAGCCGTGTTTCCGCCGTTTATCAAGCACCGCCGCGCGAAAGCTTTGTTCTGGCGCTGAAGGATGTCCCCGAGATTTGGGAGGTGTTCTACGGGGCCAACCCGCCGCAATCCGGTATAGGCCACGATTTCCGCATCGAGGGGCAGTTCAAGAACCCCGACCCGTTCCCCGTGCGCAAGATCACCACGCCTGATTATCTGGACGATTTCTTTTTCGATCAAAGTTATGAATACGTTATGGGCGCCTCGCGTGATGGCAAGGGCGGGCAGGTGATTGATCTGGTGATCGGTCATAAGATCGCAGATCTGGACCTGCCGGGGATGCCTCACTTAGGTTCGGGGATCACCTGGCAGCAGGGCGACACCACCGTGATGGCTACGCCGCATCTGACCGATGGCACGGTCTCGGTGATCGACACGGGAACATGGGAAACCGTCAAGCGGATCAAAACCGAAGGGCCAGGATTTTTCATGCGCAGCCATGAGAACTCGCCTTACGTCTGGGCCGATGTGTTCTTTGGCCCGAACAAGGATGCCATGCACGTGATCGACAAGCAAAGCCTTGAAATCGTGAGAACTTTGCGCCCCGCGCCGGGTAAGACCGTGGCGCATGTAGAATTCACCAAGGATGGCAGTCACGCGCTGGTTTCGATCTGGGAAGATGACGGCGCGGTGATCGTCTATGACGCGCAAACGCTGGAAGAGGTCCGCCGCCTGCCGATGCGCAAACCGTCTGGGAAGTACAATGTCTGGAACAAAATCACCTTCTCGGAAGGCACCAGCCACTGA
- the nirJ gene encoding heme d1 biosynthesis radical SAM protein NirJ, translated as MFRLTEYMQQLVKPTPVRRRRPGPVKPVVIWNLTRRCNLKCRHCYTVSADVAFPGELSHEQAMVTLEDLGQFRVPALILSGGEPLDRFDFFDIAKRARDLVPMLALSTNGTRIYDETADMIADVGFNYVGISLDGIGATNDWFRGVEGAFADALRGVRECKKRGIKVGLRFCLTEGTQHHLPDLLQLCDDEGVDKFYLSHLVYAGRGDKNRGEDAEHLRTRKGLDLLLERAWEAVSGGRPLDIVTGNNDADAGYFLNWVRSHFDHDKAANVREHLAAWGGNSSGLGVANIDNLGRVHPDTYWSDYTVGNVKTKSFSELWTSDDPMLAMLRTRPRPLKGRCGACQLKDVCGGNTRIRALQLTGDPWAEDPACYLSNEEIGVQGAGERLQVTPFRGKSHDPAHQFF; from the coding sequence ATGTTCCGCCTTACCGAATACATGCAGCAGCTCGTCAAACCGACACCGGTGCGCAGACGCCGTCCCGGCCCGGTGAAGCCGGTAGTGATCTGGAACCTGACGCGGCGCTGCAATCTGAAATGCCGCCACTGTTACACCGTTTCAGCAGATGTCGCGTTCCCCGGTGAGCTCAGTCACGAGCAAGCCATGGTAACCCTTGAGGATCTGGGCCAATTCCGCGTCCCGGCCCTGATCCTCTCGGGTGGGGAACCGCTGGACCGGTTCGATTTCTTCGACATCGCCAAACGCGCCCGCGATCTGGTGCCGATGCTGGCACTGTCGACCAACGGTACGCGGATTTACGACGAAACCGCCGACATGATCGCCGACGTGGGCTTCAACTATGTCGGCATTTCGCTAGACGGGATCGGGGCCACGAATGACTGGTTCCGGGGCGTCGAAGGGGCTTTTGCCGATGCTTTGCGCGGCGTACGCGAATGTAAGAAACGCGGTATCAAGGTGGGCCTGCGTTTCTGCCTGACCGAGGGCACACAGCACCACCTGCCTGACCTGCTGCAACTGTGCGACGACGAGGGTGTCGACAAGTTCTACCTGTCTCACCTCGTCTATGCCGGGCGCGGTGACAAGAACCGAGGCGAGGATGCCGAGCATTTGCGCACCCGTAAGGGTTTGGATTTGTTGTTGGAACGCGCGTGGGAAGCCGTCTCGGGCGGTCGTCCGCTGGATATCGTGACTGGCAATAACGATGCCGATGCCGGGTATTTCCTGAACTGGGTTCGGTCGCATTTCGACCATGACAAAGCTGCCAATGTGCGGGAACATCTTGCGGCGTGGGGTGGCAACTCTAGCGGTTTGGGCGTGGCCAATATCGACAACCTCGGCCGCGTGCATCCCGATACCTATTGGTCCGATTACACTGTTGGCAATGTGAAGACCAAATCGTTTTCGGAACTCTGGACCAGCGATGACCCGATGCTCGCCATGCTGCGTACCCGTCCGCGTCCTTTGAAGGGGCGTTGCGGGGCCTGTCAGTTAAAGGATGTCTGCGGTGGCAACACCCGCATCCGTGCCTTGCAACTGACCGGCGACCCGTGGGCCGAGGACCCGGCCTGCTATCTATCAAACGAAGAAATCGGCGTGCAGGGCGCAGGCGAGCGTCTGCAGGTCACGCCGTTCCGAGGGAAAAGCCATGATCCGGCGCATCAATTCTTTTGA
- a CDS encoding AsnC family transcriptional regulator yields MIDVQDREIIEALQSGLPLVPAPYAAVAEKLGLDEDALLYRLAELKSHGVIRRIAAAPNHYKLGMTANGMTVWDVDDSQVAELGARIGALPFVTHCYERPRALPDWPYNLFAMVHGSDRDEVEKKRAEIFAILGDACRAKDILYSTRILKKTGLRLKKKG; encoded by the coding sequence ATGATCGACGTTCAGGACAGAGAGATTATCGAAGCGCTGCAAAGCGGTCTGCCGCTTGTGCCTGCGCCTTACGCAGCCGTTGCCGAAAAGCTTGGGTTGGACGAGGATGCCCTTTTGTATCGTCTGGCAGAGCTGAAATCCCATGGTGTTATCCGCCGCATCGCCGCCGCTCCGAACCACTACAAGCTGGGGATGACGGCAAACGGAATGACTGTTTGGGATGTAGACGACAGCCAGGTCGCGGAATTGGGCGCACGGATCGGGGCGCTGCCCTTTGTCACCCACTGCTACGAACGTCCCCGCGCCCTGCCCGATTGGCCCTATAACCTGTTCGCCATGGTCCACGGCTCTGACCGGGACGAAGTCGAGAAAAAACGCGCCGAGATCTTCGCAATTCTGGGCGATGCCTGCCGGGCCAAGGACATCCTCTATTCCACGCGCATCCTGAAGAAGACAGGGCTGCGGTTGAAAAAGAAAGGCTGA
- a CDS encoding Lrp/AsnC family transcriptional regulator has product MTMDATDRVILNRMQDDLPLTAHPFASVAQELGIPEDELLTRLARMKEQRIITRFGPFFDAAAMGGAFCLCAMAVPEDEFETVLTKVNAHAEVAHNYERTHRLNMWFVLATETPEGIEAAADAIERETGIEVLRFPKLQEFFIGFRVAA; this is encoded by the coding sequence ATGACTATGGACGCGACCGACCGCGTAATCCTGAACCGGATGCAGGATGACCTGCCGCTGACCGCGCATCCCTTTGCCAGTGTAGCCCAGGAACTTGGGATTCCCGAAGACGAACTCCTAACCCGTCTCGCACGAATGAAAGAGCAGCGGATCATCACACGTTTCGGCCCGTTTTTCGACGCCGCTGCAATGGGTGGAGCGTTCTGCCTGTGCGCCATGGCCGTGCCAGAGGATGAATTCGAAACCGTCCTGACCAAAGTCAATGCGCACGCCGAGGTTGCCCATAATTATGAGCGTACGCACCGGCTGAACATGTGGTTCGTACTGGCCACCGAAACGCCTGAGGGGATCGAGGCCGCCGCTGATGCGATCGAACGGGAAACGGGGATCGAAGTTCTCCGTTTCCCCAAACTACAGGAATTTTTCATCGGCTTCCGGGTGGCAGCATGA
- a CDS encoding AsnC family transcriptional regulator codes for MQHITDPIDRRLLDDFQRDFPIVERPFQVLADALGLEEAEVLDRLARMRKTGRITRVGATIAPGAVSASTLAAVAAPEELLEEVAALIDAEPGVNHNYQREDDWNLWFVATGPDRAHVNDTLARISQRSGLRVLDLRLVRPFNIDLGFRMSGETRNAPGPQKVDRSAMREGDRPLLQALSSGLSLVSDPYAALARTLDRDTDDVMDRVAALHRAGIISRLGVIVRHRALGWSANAMVVWDMPAEQVSSAGPALAAHPGVTLCYERNPVENVWPYRLYSMIHARSRPEAMEVLAGAAALPELFGAQRKVLFSTRCFKQTGALIQPKEAAA; via the coding sequence ATGCAGCATATCACCGACCCGATCGACCGCCGTCTTTTGGACGATTTCCAGCGTGATTTTCCCATCGTAGAGCGCCCGTTTCAGGTTCTGGCCGACGCCCTTGGGCTGGAAGAGGCAGAGGTGCTCGACCGTCTGGCCCGGATGCGCAAAACCGGGCGCATAACGCGGGTTGGTGCGACTATCGCACCCGGCGCGGTTTCCGCCAGTACGCTGGCGGCTGTGGCGGCTCCGGAAGAACTGCTGGAAGAGGTCGCGGCGCTGATCGATGCGGAACCAGGTGTGAACCACAATTACCAGCGCGAGGATGACTGGAACCTTTGGTTTGTGGCCACTGGCCCGGACCGGGCGCATGTGAACGACACCCTCGCAAGGATCTCGCAGCGCTCGGGGCTGCGGGTTCTGGATTTGCGGCTGGTTCGGCCGTTCAACATTGATCTGGGCTTTCGTATGTCGGGCGAGACCCGCAATGCCCCTGGCCCGCAAAAAGTGGATCGTTCGGCAATGCGAGAAGGCGACCGCCCCCTGTTGCAGGCCCTCAGTTCCGGCCTGTCGCTGGTCTCAGATCCTTATGCGGCGCTGGCCCGAACCCTGGACCGCGACACAGACGACGTGATGGATCGCGTAGCCGCCTTGCACCGGGCCGGGATCATCTCTCGCCTGGGGGTCATCGTACGCCACCGCGCTTTGGGCTGGTCCGCCAATGCAATGGTAGTCTGGGATATGCCAGCCGAGCAGGTCAGCAGCGCTGGCCCGGCACTGGCAGCGCATCCAGGTGTGACACTGTGCTATGAGCGCAACCCGGTCGAGAATGTCTGGCCCTATCGTCTCTATTCCATGATCCATGCGCGTTCGCGCCCTGAGGCAATGGAGGTTTTGGCCGGGGCCGCCGCCCTGCCCGAACTATTTGGCGCGCAGCGCAAAGTCCTGTTCTCGACCCGTTGTTTCAAACAGACCGGCGCGTTGATCCAACCGAAAGAGGCAGCAGCATGA
- a CDS encoding cytochrome D1 domain-containing protein has product MKQLILTLAAALMMTTAQAEPTATGDLGLVIERAKGSVLLVDQSDRAALARIEGLGDLSHASLVYSPDERFAYVFGRDGGLTKVDIVTRQIVNRVVQAGNAIGGAISDDGELVAVSNYEPGGVRVFDAETLEMVADIPTDSKTIGLVDAPGRRFVFTMWDTGETWIADFSNGAPAITKIPEMGKNPYDALITANGRTYITGLFGEDGLTALDLWAETPEPIRVLPNYGRGQEEMPVYKMPHLEGWALTGREFVLPAVGHHEVLWIDADTLTETGRTQTHGQPVFAMARPDGRQVWVNFAHPLNDTIQVIDSVTKEIIHEFKPGPAVLHMEFTPRGHEVWISVRDANKVMVYDTQTFEKLREIEADSPSGIFFTARAHRTGL; this is encoded by the coding sequence ATGAAACAGCTCATCCTTACCCTCGCCGCCGCCCTTATGATGACCACCGCCCAGGCTGAACCCACGGCGACCGGCGACCTAGGACTTGTGATCGAACGCGCCAAGGGTTCGGTTCTTCTGGTGGACCAATCCGACCGCGCAGCGCTGGCGCGGATCGAAGGTCTGGGCGATCTGTCCCATGCCTCGCTGGTCTATTCACCCGATGAGCGCTTTGCCTATGTATTTGGACGAGACGGCGGCTTGACTAAGGTGGATATCGTCACCCGCCAGATCGTGAACCGGGTCGTGCAGGCGGGCAACGCCATTGGCGGTGCCATTTCGGATGACGGCGAGCTGGTCGCTGTATCGAATTATGAACCTGGCGGTGTACGCGTCTTCGATGCGGAAACGCTGGAGATGGTCGCGGACATTCCTACCGATAGCAAAACCATCGGATTGGTCGATGCACCCGGCCGCCGGTTTGTTTTTACCATGTGGGACACGGGCGAGACCTGGATTGCTGATTTCTCCAACGGCGCACCCGCGATCACCAAGATCCCCGAAATGGGCAAGAATCCTTACGACGCGCTGATCACCGCAAATGGCCGCACCTATATCACCGGCTTGTTTGGCGAGGATGGCCTGACCGCGCTGGACCTTTGGGCCGAGACGCCCGAACCCATCCGCGTGCTGCCCAACTATGGGCGCGGGCAAGAGGAGATGCCGGTCTACAAGATGCCTCACCTCGAAGGCTGGGCGCTGACGGGGCGCGAATTTGTGCTGCCTGCCGTCGGCCATCACGAGGTTCTGTGGATCGACGCCGACACTCTGACCGAGACCGGACGTACGCAGACCCATGGTCAGCCGGTCTTTGCCATGGCCCGTCCTGACGGGCGGCAGGTTTGGGTAAACTTTGCCCACCCTTTGAACGACACCATTCAGGTTATTGATTCTGTGACCAAGGAGATCATTCACGAATTCAAACCCGGCCCTGCCGTACTGCATATGGAGTTCACTCCGCGAGGGCATGAGGTCTGGATCAGCGTGCGCGACGCCAACAAGGTTATGGTCTACGACACGCAAACGTTTGAAAAACTGCGCGAGATTGAGGCCGACAGCCCCTCGGGCATTTTCTTCACCGCACGTGCACACAGAACGGGGCTTTGA
- a CDS encoding cytochrome c, with protein sequence MAKFCSRRPAQQPAVRGRKGWAARAVLTSAVLVATTAFAADTLDPNALKRLVHQDCGSCHGLSLKGGLGPDLRSKTLEHYDAEVLTGVILDGIPDTAMPPWRPLISEEEAEWIARYLLAQEAQ encoded by the coding sequence ATGGCTAAGTTCTGTTCCAGAAGGCCTGCACAGCAACCGGCTGTGAGAGGACGCAAAGGATGGGCGGCACGTGCTGTTCTCACTTCCGCAGTGCTTGTTGCCACCACGGCCTTCGCTGCTGACACACTTGACCCCAACGCACTGAAACGCCTTGTCCATCAGGATTGCGGCTCATGCCATGGGTTATCGCTGAAAGGCGGCCTCGGCCCTGATCTGCGGTCCAAAACACTGGAACACTACGATGCCGAGGTACTGACCGGCGTGATCCTCGACGGCATCCCCGACACCGCGATGCCCCCATGGCGGCCCTTGATCAGCGAAGAAGAGGCCGAATGGATCGCCCGTTACCTGCTGGCACAGGAGGCACAATGA